atgcttaaactggattagctacctagtttatgattttaggtttaattcatcatggcaccaaaagtgttgttgagttgcttgaaaagaactTAGGtaagcaaggtggaccttagccaacggaagttgaagttgaggcacgtTGTGAACAGATCAATCTTGAACCtttattgcttgcttgatttgctagatccaaacgacggtttagggtttagtgaattcattgcatagatagttaacgctgcggaagtaggttagctttacaacagtgatttgagttctagaacaGTGTTTAATGCATTCCCATATTCCACCTTAGTCCGAGAATTATATCCCCATagattccctgcgcccaatatttcctttttgatttagaaacaacttatttactttccatttttttaattattacttgttttacaaacttcttgttttgtcttagctatatttgatcttcatagtttcatagtgcaattgtttggtctctgagGATTCGATCctaaagtgttacaacgataccactagatcgtggtggagtacacattcggttttaattgacctttgatcagaTTTGAACGATTAGTATTTGATTATATTCcttcttcttaatattttttactttttaatgtagtattattagattttacattatttacttcaatttgattttcaaattagaAATATgtgatgatttaaaataaagttttgtaatatttttttaagttaacgAATTGTAATATCgaacaaattatttttgaaaaaaaaattattatgttgtagtatttttagtttCTATTCATATCTATGAATTATTCAAGTTTCATATGTCattgtgcttataattttcaatttttttttatttttattatgtcaaataaacttctttttttttcaatttctcaatttttattgggTTGGTTATAAACTCATTGCAATAGTGGAGAtactttttataagtttttttttgtgagaataATTTTAATGGTTAAGGAAACTAtgacacaaaacaattttattgatTACATGAACTATGTCAAAGTGAAAGCAAAGGAACATAAAATTGGTTCAATTTTTTCATAGATACATtgtataggtggtgataaagagtatacttaataatatattttttggtgtaTGAACACATTCTTTGTGGTAAAACTTAGAGTTAATGGATGTTAATAACATGACGCTTTGACAAGTtgtttgcatgtaaaatattatatgaataaGTTGTggaatgtttttgaaatttggcaATAATGATATTCATTTTGAATGTTGGCAAAACTTTTGGTTgctgataatttaattttagattattttaataatttctataataaatttaaaatataaaaatatcaattagtgtattaatgtaaaaataaagaaaaactaaatttcatctatggtaatatgatttttttctctaactaaaaaacatttgtatatatatttacttccgaaaagtaatttttaataatagcaaaagattaatatatcattttttatttttatttgacaatTTAAGACCCGCACATCTTGCGGTCCTAATCTAATATTTAATAATCTGTAATCATTATTTATGCATTCTtctttatgattggttgaatcttttttaatttaaatatatatgatactttgtaaaagaaaaataaactatcttAATATGTGTGCATTACTTTGTTATACTACCTTAAACATAACTTTGTTATATTAccttattaaatatattaagatAGTTTATTCATTACTTTGTTTACTTTGTGCACACATTAAgagagtttatttttaatttttttccttggacaaacagtttatttttcttttaagaaagtttatttttcttctaagaaagtttatttttcttttaagatagCATGAATTTGTGAGAATATTACTATCTTAAACATtaccaatataaaatttattaaggtAGTATAACAAAATAATGTTCTCTGAAATTCATGCTTTGAAGAGTTGACAAGTGGCACTCTATTTATTTCACAtgtgtcttttgtttttcaaactCATAAGTGTATCTATCTATTTGACatgtgtcttcttttttttcaaactcataagtgtatattatattttcttctaatttggttatattattttatattaaatatattaaaaccaAGTACacttttttcattaaatttgattatatatttacatattaattttttttaaataaaatggaaaaatatttaagaaatatagaaattaattgTGATATATTAATGTGATcatatttctaataattaagaaagaaaaaaagataacacaTGTCAAATATAAGCATTACCAAATGTCAAAATATGAGAACAAGTTTAGAAAAAACCTAAtgatattatataagattagtGAAAGCACATCTCAAAGTGTCCAAGAAAATCAACACACAAAGATGCCTGAGGCCGGATCAATATGGGGTTTTGCGGGCACGACGATGGCGAGTCTTATGGTCTTCTGGTCAATGTACAAACAGTTTGTGCCATACCAAATCAGAGACTACTTGGAGAAATGTATTTACAGGGTGATCGGTTTGGTCTCAAATTCTGTTCACATAAGATTTACTGAATATACTGAAGATAAAGATCTCACGAAAAGCCAAGCCTACGACTCCATACGCAACTATTTGTCTTCGAAATCAACGGCTCGTGCCCAAAGGTTAAAGGCCAACGAATCCAAAAACAGCAGACCGTTGGTGCTTAGTTTGGACGATCAGGAAGCAGTTGAAGATGTGTTCCAAGGGGTGAAGGTGGTGTCGTCTTTGAACGTGTGGAAGAGTTATAATAAATCTGATTCAACGGAGAAAAGGTACTTGACTCTGAGTTTTCACAATCGGCACAGAGATATGATCACAACGACTTATCTTGATCATGTTGTCAGAGTTGGGAAAGAGATAGGGTTAAATAACAGAGAGAGGAAGCTTTACACTAATAACTCGAGCCAAGAATGGTATCCATGGAGGGAAGGAAGATGGAGCAATGTTCCTTTTAATCATCCTGCAACGTTTGAAACTTTGGCTATGGATCTTGAGAAGAAAGATAGGATTAAGAAGGATTTGATAAAATTCACTAAAGGGAAGGATTACTATAAGAAAGTTGGGAAGCCATGGAAGCGAGGTTATCTCCTGTTTGGACCGCCCGGGACAGGGAAATCGACGATGATATCAGCTATGGCTAATTTCTTGGAGTATGATGTGTATGATCTTGAGCTGACGACGGTGAAAGATAACTCAGAGTTGAAGAAGATATTGATTGTTCGCTTGATCTTACGGgacatagaaagaagaagaaggaggaagatgGGGATGAAGAGGAtatagagaagaagatcaaggaagCTGAGAAGTTGCTGAAAAGGGAAAGAGGTGAAAGAGAGAGCAAGGTTACTTTGTCAGGTTTATTAAACGCCATTGATGGGTTGTGGTCAGCTTGTACTGGAGAGAAGATTATTGTGTTTACAACAAATTTTGTGGATAATCTTGATCCAGCATTGATACGTAGAGGAAGAATGGACAACCACATTGAGATGTCTTATTGCAGATTTGAAGCATTCAAGGTTTTGGCTAAGAATTACTTGGAGACTAAGTCACATGACATGTATGGAGAAATCAAGCAATTGTTGGAGGAAACCAACATGTCTCCAGCTGATGTTGCTGAGAATTTGATGCCGAAATCTGATGATGACAATGCAGATATTTGCCTTAAGCGCTTGGTTAAGGctttggaagaagagaaggagaaagcaaTGAAGTTGGCtgaggaagaaaagaagaaagcagagagagatgcaaggaggaagaagaagaagaaagtagaggaagaacagaagaagaagaagaaggaactaGAGGAAAATGGCAACGTTGCTCAGGATAATGTTAACCAAAATTCCAGCATAGATGTGATGAATTAATAGTTAATCAGTCTTTAGTGTGTGGTTTTGACCTTTTGGTTTAATGTCGTCAACTAAGTTTTAAATGCAATATAAATAGTTTATTGGGTCCTATCTCCTATGTGTAATCGTTCttaatacaaaaagaagaatttaagaaagaaagttATAAGTTGTACCGTGCCAGTCACAGCAATCTGCCTGTATGTTGACTTGCGATGCATCGAATTAACGTCCAATGCGCTTATCAAATTATGATGTACTATTTCAACCACATATTATTGGCTTTATTCAGAACAGTAGaacttgtcttcttttttttatttccttggCATGTGGAGATATATCAAACTATCATACGTTGATTTGAACTTGTGTACGTCATTAGGAGGAATCGACCTAAATGATCCAACCATATCAATTAAGCAAACCAGCTCGTATCGTCGTATGTTCTAAGTTCTACTAACTTGGTAATATTCTTGTGATCTCAAGATTCATTGTGGCTTAACACACTCTATGTACTGTACGTATTATAAGGAAACATATTGGGCTGACGAGTTATCAAGTTGGATAGACTATATATCTCCGAAAACATTTTTATACATGTTCTCCCTTGAATCATTATTTTCATCTATTTCCCCATAAACACGATAAAAAGTACACAAACCTAATATAATCGAAATAAAAACCCGATCCAATCTAAACCTCACCCAGATTCTTTATCATCTTCACCCAACCATTTTATTATTTCCATGGCTTCACTAAAAGTAATACTGATTTATAAAGCAAAAAATTATTGCTAGCTACGCCAACATATGATCACACATAGAgacaatataaatgttttgttagcTACACAAACAtgagttatgtgtacaacaccataaccaTCTAATTCCGATGATTTTTTTGCCGGAATTCGGTATTGACCAGTATTGACCGGTACTGACTAATATTGACaggtgttgaccaaaaaaaaattaaaatttttatttattttttataaacagcaaaagttaaaaaaaattacataattttactaaaatattatataataattttttactacaaaataatacaacaatATAAGATGGTATACAAATGATATGatacaaaactaaaaactaacttttgaatttacaaaaagaaaatgtatatatgttatactattttgtagtaaaattttattatataatcttttagtaaagttatgtaattattttgttaatttttgttgtttatgaaaaaaaaacaaaattggtcaACATCGGTCAACGCTGGTTAATATTGGTTAACACCGGATTCGGGCAAAGAAAGTATCAGAATTAGATGGTTATGGTGTATTACACATAACTCATGTTTGTTTATGTATGTCTGTATGTAATGACAATAGCTCGTTtagttaataaaacatttatattatttgtatgtgTGGCGATGTATTAGTATATACTTGACGTAGCTGACAAccatttttcatttataaaaaaaaaggatattggCAAAGTAGTTCAATCAAAATAGAGCTATggatactaaaaatatatatataagtccaAGTTCGATTCTCCCGAAAACTACATTTCATATCTAAACTAAACTCAGATTCATACATCAAGTATACCACTCTGCTAATGTATActcaacaaataattattacaaatttactaCTCAAACTTATAGTTTGAATTTGTGTAATATCATACATCTACTGTCATAATGGcgaaaaattaataatttttaatgatcTTGAAGACACATTTGTAATGACCTGAATGACACGTCACATAATTAACAACTCGGTTTTTTTCCTATTTCTCAccatcccttatatattaatagagaagcattctcttgaaaaagctgatgtgtcgtcgtCAGAAAACTCGAGAtacatttagcaaaaaaatctcttaaattttctagttaattacattaaaataccattatattaaaaaaaaacaattaactgaataataattagatatgtcatcaattctcacacaaatttaaaaatcacatattaaaactaattaaataattacatactattttaagtcaaaatttcactaaaatttacttacaaacaTACAAGTTgaagttatataatttttaagaaatcaatattttatattaatttcttaaaatcaatataagtaaaatattctaaaaaggctatacaaacatataaagttaataaaaataaagaacatataacttattaacaaaatcatataaaaaataactatgttagtattattaccataataatttaaataacaagctttcaatagttattataattgattataaaaagaaatatattatccATGAATTAACTCattaaaataaacttaattcccaataaatatagatttatatatattcataaataagtataaaaatgacaacaaattaggggatatcatgatgtgtgactatttatatatatctaagtatgtaaactaattaatgtCAACATTTACTGTGAttaatcattaaaaatggaaatattgataaccgaataggaatatatgttttaattgtacattaatctatgtgctattaaaaaggaatgagacaataacccttatcattataaataaacttagtacccaaaaaaaatcataatatatttaaaatgagtgattattagattatgaaaaattgttatttataatgataagatttaaataaaattagataattatagAATCAACTTTATTAAATAAACTTAGATTTcaataaaaattgttatttataatgaaaaataaactttataatccgttatttatagaaaatattaacaaactgactaactcaaaatatttaaatagcctaatcacaaatattaaatcaataaattagattatcttcaaaaaaattagtttagaatccgattgttactaacatataataaaattaattaattaatctaccgagtaatttagtatatgttgttatgattacataagaaacatgcaaaattgttatgattacaaaataaaacatatgaatttgatatttaaactacacaaaagacatgttgcaataaatagtaacattttatcaatatttttcttacacatttaaagatttcacgggtgaaacatattttttacacaGAAAACGCagctttaaataaataaataaaaaactttaattacatattatgtttgacacaaaaaaatattagttctagaataataattttacttataataatttttttaaaatcgatttATGCCAcatatagtgcgggttgttacctagtttaAAATTACTTGTTAAGTTTTGCATAAATATTTATACCTACATATATTTGTTAAGTTTTGCATAAATATTTAtacctacatatatataatatctatctcggataaattattcaaaaacttATACTCTCTCTCCGTCTCTTCTTCCACCGTgaaacataaccaaaaatctaatattattGAAACTAGTATGCATAATATAATAGGGTCAAACATACGGGTGTAACGTTATATTTCATAAGAGACATTGTTTCTTAGGGAGAAGTAATTTACACGTTTAGATTACGGAAAAATCCAGCATAAATGTTAAACACATGAACTCAAAAGGTCGAGATTTGTGGTTTAGGGAagcttgtgtttttgttttgttttacaatttacaaaatgTAAAGAGAGCTTTGTGATGGTCGATATTGTATTAGAATTAGAGTCAAAAGGTATTAAGGTATaacttttgatcaaaaaaaaaaaaggtattaagGTATAACACTCCATTAAATTAATACACCATACTTTGTGTAGACTGTAGAGGTACCTAACAGctatcaattttgttttcaatgaaCATTTTTAATAACCACTAAtcatcatttttagttttttttactcctacatattcttatatttattaatttctaaaCAAATGTCAGTCAAATATAATCAAAACCACTATGTATGAAACATAATTTAGCAATAATATTGTGGGTGAACACTATAAACTGTGCTGTTCTATTTTCTTGCTTAAATCATTAATCTGAGAATCATATTTAGGAATCCTAACATGAAAATTACAATAGAAGATGCCATTTTACACATAATTGTAAGTGTCCAACGTTGACATTCGACTTCGAGCTAGTTATTTGAtccacaaaatcataaaaattgacTGCAAATAGTCAAGCAAAGCGCCCCACGTGGTTACACAACAACTTGCTATAGAAACTTTGATAtatctgtttattttataatctactTGTTGATAATATAATTTCATCTACTCTCTTCCCCTTAATTTAATCCATTTTCTTAAAAAGCTTAACATGCCATATAAATCGTGAAGCGACGACTTCAATAAATACCAGACTAATCTCGTATTGTCAAGCTCTTCTCATCTATACTTACTTGACATGGCTATTTCTAAAATAACCCTTGGAATCATATTTTTACTTCTCGGGCTCACTGATACGTTATCTGCTGTATCGAATAATTGCAAGTTCCCCGCAGTTTATAACTTTGGAGATTCGAATTCTGATACCGGAGCTATTTCTGCGGCTATCGGAGAGGTTCCTCCACCTAATGGCGTTGCCTTTTTTGGAAGATCTGTCGGACGACATTCTGATGGCCGTCTCATTATAGATTTCATTAGTAagtaatctttgttttttttttaaaagtccTTTTCTAATGTCTACATTGATTTTGTAttcaaaaattttgtgttttcaaTTTGTTGGTAATTTTGCTTAGTAGAGGACAAAGCATATTTTTCTATGGTTATTGAATCGATCTTGGCgatatatttgttatgatttttggCAGCTGAAAATCTCACGTTACCGTATCTAACACCGTACTTGGATTCTGTTGGAGCTAATTACCGGCATGGTGCTAATTTTGCGACTGGTGGTTCTTGCATCCGCCCGACCGTTGCTTGTTTTAGCCCATTCCATCTTGGGACTCAAGTGTCACAATTCATTCACTTCAAGACTCGTACTTTGTCTCTCTACAACCAAACCAAAGGTATGTTCAATACCAATTGTACCAAACtggaatttaaaattaatgcATGCGCTTATACATGTTCTTTTATAGGAAAAAGTCCATTTTGTAAAGGAGTCCTTGCACGGCCCAAAGATTTCTCAAAGGCTCTTTATACATTGGATATTGGCCAGAACGACCTTGCTGTTGGGTTCCAAAACATGACAGAGGAACAACTCAAAGCAACTATACCTACAATCATCGAAAACTTCACCATTGCCTTAAAAGTAAGCATCTAAATTATCGTTAGGCTTATGGGACAGTTTTATAGAAATGAATCTCTAATCTTTACaatatactttgtttgtttccttaGTTGTTGTACAAAGAAGGAGCAAGATTCTTCTCAATTCATAACACCGGACCAGCAGGTTGTTTACCGTATCTTCTGAAATCTTTTCCCGCTACACCGCAAGATCAGTACGGTTGTTTGAAGCCTCTTAACAATGTGGCCGTTGAGTTCAACAAGCAACTCAAGTACAAAATATCCGAACTAAACAAGGAGttaccttcttctctctttactTATATTGACGTCTACACAGCCAAATACAACTTGATCATCAAAGCAATAAATCTCGGTAAGCACTAAACCAAGAACCAATTAAACCAAATCTCATAATCTTCTGgtttttcttaatcaaatctAAATGCAGGTGTTGTGGATCCATTTGATTATTGTTGCGTTCGGGCGATCGGACGCGGAATGGGATGTGGGAAAACAATATTTCCAAATGGGACAGAACTTTATAGTACTTCCTGCAAAAACCCTACATATTTCATAAGTTGGAACGGTATACATTACACCGAAACCGCGAATATGCTAATCGCAAACCGAATCCTCGATGGTTCGATATCAGATCCACCTCTCCCAACACAAAAAGCTTGCAAGCTGACGAAAACTTAAATTTCCAAGCTAGTTTTTATTGCTTTcgaataaataaaccaaaattcgATTCAGAccttatcttattatataaacgaCCAAGTCATATAATCAGTAACAGGTTTGGTAATCAATCTTAAACCGGATAGTTCAGATTACCGTTTTCTTTAGTGccaacttttttattttgttgctttGCTTAGTGACAACTTCTTGATTCGGTGGCACGTTTCTTTTTCTCATGTTACATGTGGAATAGGTATGTGTACATTCATGAACATGACAAACAGACCGGACACAAGAGTTGATCAGAAACTTACATCTAGAAGATCGGGAAAACGAGCTATTTCCCCCCCCCCCAAGAACTATCATATCTCGTTGGATGAAGGTCGAACTTGAGCCACAATCTATATAGCCATGTCAACTATGACCAATCTCTATGTCCCCCCAAATTAAAAGTTCTACACCTATATCTCCatgaaaaaaaagttctatATCTAGTTACACCTAGACCTGGTTATGTGACGGTTTACTATTTGCTTAACCGTCTAACGAATAACCTAAACCAAATTTGACCAGATTAAACCTGATTTTACCCGAATTTGTCGATTTAACCAGATATATCATCTCCTTGGTTCTTTTCGCTCTCGTGGTGATCGTCTCTGCTGAAGTTATCTTCGAGGAAAAATTCGATGGTAGGCTACATACATACATTTCTCTCTTAGTCTCTTCTCTTATATTAAATCTTAAGAATGTCAATGCGATTGATGATTCTGTTTGAGATCGCTAGATTGATTCGTTTCGATTAGATGATGCCATAACCAGTTTGTTTGATCCAATCCAATGTAGTTTCAATTCGATCGAGCTTTTTTTCAAAATGATTGTTATAGATCTATGGAATTTGTGGATTTCTTGTTCTACTTGGGTTTTTTTTGAATTCGTAATTACGATCGGTGACCAAGGTTGTGATGATTAAGCCTCTCTTCGGTGACGCTCAGGATTTCACGGAAATAAGGATTTTGATGATAATTAGGAGTGTAATCCATTGAATTCATACCTTATGAGAAGTTTTAATCAGACGTTTAGACTTTCATTTTCTCGTCTGATTGATTTgttcctttgttttctcttttattctaaAGATGGATGGGAGAAGAGATGGGTAAAATCCGACTGTAAGAAAGAGATGAGTTTATATTGTTTGGTCTGCGGTTCACCGGATAAACGGAAGCAATTCATTTTCAGGGGGATATAGGTGTAGAACTTTTAATTTGGGGAGACATAGAGATTGGTCATAGTTGACATGGCTATATAGATTTTGGCTCAAGTTCGGGCTCCATCTAGCGAGATATGATAGTTCTTGGGGGAAATAGCTCGTTTTCCCCTCTAGAAGATCATAATAGTACCAACAAGACCAATCTAATTGcgtttactctttttttttgtaaaggaaaattaaaatcGCCaagatttacaaaaacaaatgcaacaagaatattttttttactattgcATAAAATCAGAAAACGCAACACCTCTTCAGTTTTTCAATCTCTCTCGACTGTGTAAGTACAGTATTTTGAATTCGTAtttcgtatatatatacattttagaCCGGAGCATATAACCCGGTTCATCAATAAACCGATCTCTGTCCATTTGTAATTTCAGGGTTGTTGTCCAAAAGGGTAAGAAGTGCTCTGTTTCTCTTGCTCCTTCCTCTTCCAGCTTCTTTCAACAACGCAGCTAGCCTCTGCTTCTCGTCTTCCACCTCAGGATTCGCTGTCCcgagcttctcttctcttgtccCAACAACATACTCCAATATCTCTATAGCATCATCTAACCtgtaaaatacaaataacaCACATTACTTGTACCACAGGCAATCCCAAAAAACATAACCTAGCtagaaaatgtttgttttaagtttttaatttaccTTCCCATTGCGTCGTATGTTCCAGCGAGGTTACTATAAACTGCTAATGTATCAGGATGGTACGGTCCATACTCTTTCTCGAGAATGGTTTTTGCTTCTTCGAACAAATCCGCAGCTTCATTGATCGCATAACGCTGAACACAAGCGAGTCCCATCTGATTCAAAGCAATTCCGAAAAGAGCTGTTTTCTTCTCCCCACTGTTACGAAACTTCGATATCGCGCTCTTGAATATGTTGTAAGCTTCCGAGTAGTTCCCCATCATATAAGAAATCACACCCATTTGAGCTTCAATACCAGCAACCGTATTCTGCTGACCAGGAGCGTTTCCATATATCTTCAACGCCCTTCTCAGCAACTTAAGAGACTGATCAAGCTCAGTCATCGACTGATATATCGCAGAGATCTCTATAAAACCCGTAGCAACCTCTTCCATAGGAGTTCCCGGAGTCGGTTTTAGGTAAATCTTAAGAGCGTTTTCGCAGTACGATTTGGAATCACGTAGTTTCCCTATTTTGTTGTACAAATCAGCAAGCCTGACGTAAACCGAAGCAACAGATGAATGAGTCTCACCTTTCGCTTGCTTAAACACAGCCAAAGCCTTCTGGTATGCGAATATTGCTTCATCAAAGCGAGCTAGAGACATGTAAGCATCACCTATACTGCAATCTATAGACGCAACATCTTCTCTAAGATTCTGAGACGACATTGCCATGCTAGCCAAAACGTAATGCTCAAGTGCAACCTCGTAGTCTCCTTTAGCATCGCAGATAAGCCCCATTAATTTTCTATCAGCAGCTTCTTCAATAGAAGCTGTAGTGGCAGCTCCGTTTTCTTTGTGAATGTCCAATGCCATTTGACAAAGCCTTGAGGCTTCATCAAACTGCATTGCTTGAACATGAGCTTCTGCTAAGTATCTACAAGTTTCACCAACTCGTGCATCAGATTCTCCAAGAACTTGTCTTTGGATCTCCAAACCTGCCGTGTAGAGCAAAATCGAATTTTCAACCTGACCCATAAAACCATACATGTCACCAAGCTGCATACACCCTGCAAATTTCGCTAACGCGTGATCCTCCCCGTCTTCAATCATAGGTATCTCAatagaacgctcaagaacaggCACCGCGTCGTCGTACCTCCCTAACCCTGCATATATAGCAGCCAAGATATGCAAAGACATCACCAGATTCAACCCgtgttgttgtttctctccTTCTACTGATTTCTCAAACGCCTTCACAGCACGAAGCGCCAGATCAAGAGCCTTATTCAGATTCTCGCCAGAAGAAACCAACTCTCTAGCTTGCTTCAACAACAACACCCCAAGCTCAGGACTCTCCTCATCCTCAGTAACCTTCCCTAAA
The sequence above is drawn from the Camelina sativa cultivar DH55 chromosome 4, Cs, whole genome shotgun sequence genome and encodes:
- the LOC104783642 gene encoding AAA-ATPase At3g28540-like, with translation MPEAGSIWGFAGTTMASLMVFWSMYKQFVPYQIRDYLEKCIYRVIGLVSNSVHIRFTEYTEDKDLTKSQAYDSIRNYLSSKSTARAQRLKANESKNSRPLVLSLDDQEAVEDVFQGVKVVSSLNVWKSYNKSDSTEKRYLTLSFHNRHRDMITTTYLDHVVRVGKEIGLNNRERKLYTNNSSQEWYPWREGRWSNVPFNHPATFETLAMDLEKKDRIKKELWKKRRRKQ
- the LOC104780044 gene encoding GDSL esterase/lipase At3g27950-like; this encodes MAISKITLGIIFLLLGLTDTLSAVSNNCKFPAVYNFGDSNSDTGAISAAIGEVPPPNGVAFFGRSVGRHSDGRLIIDFITENLTLPYLTPYLDSVGANYRHGANFATGGSCIRPTVACFSPFHLGTQVSQFIHFKTRTLSLYNQTKGKSPFCKGVLARPKDFSKALYTLDIGQNDLAVGFQNMTEEQLKATIPTIIENFTIALKLLYKEGARFFSIHNTGPAGCLPYLLKSFPATPQDQYGCLKPLNNVAVEFNKQLKYKISELNKELPSSLFTYIDVYTAKYNLIIKAINLGVVDPFDYCCVRAIGRGMGCGKTIFPNGTELYSTSCKNPTYFISWNGIHYTETANMLIANRILDGSISDPPLPTQKACKLTKT
- the LOC104780045 gene encoding nephrocystin-3-like; protein product: MDVGESNERGKDDSALQASPRSPLSSIDLAVDGAMNASIEQLYHNVCEMESSDDQSPSRASFISYGAESRIDLELRHLVGGDVGGDGGERKKDIVLEKKEESNGGGSLSEKKPVVSHSNGKKVAKTSPTNPKIPGSRISSRKSPDLGKVTEDEESPELGVLLLKQARELVSSGENLNKALDLALRAVKAFEKSVEGEKQQHGLNLVMSLHILAAIYAGLGRYDDAVPVLERSIEIPMIEDGEDHALAKFAGCMQLGDMYGFMGQVENSILLYTAGLEIQRQVLGESDARVGETCRYLAEAHVQAMQFDEASRLCQMALDIHKENGAATTASIEEAADRKLMGLICDAKGDYEVALEHYVLASMAMSSQNLREDVASIDCSIGDAYMSLARFDEAIFAYQKALAVFKQAKGETHSSVASVYVRLADLYNKIGKLRDSKSYCENALKIYLKPTPGTPMEEVATGFIEISAIYQSMTELDQSLKLLRRALKIYGNAPGQQNTVAGIEAQMGVISYMMGNYSEAYNIFKSAISKFRNSGEKKTALFGIALNQMGLACVQRYAINEAADLFEEAKTILEKEYGPYHPDTLAVYSNLAGTYDAMGRLDDAIEILEYVVGTREEKLGTANPEVEDEKQRLAALLKEAGRGRSKRNRALLTLLDNNPEITNGQRSVY